In Plasmodium relictum strain SGS1 genome assembly, chromosome: 4, a single window of DNA contains:
- a CDS encoding ribosomal protein L7/L12, putative — protein sequence MKKSKFLLKRYFSSFDVFDKIKYTNLHKNVVTYNFLLKKYFSNFDVFDKIKDSNNSNKDEATNELKRKPSKKVLKLVDEILNLTLIEAADLCDLCQEKLEGSKNFNNSFFMNRNPFPHPSHFFSAGNLSPLNQTNINNNIANKNDINSNSTEEKKSKTEKQNEEKKITKSTYNVKLEKFDVKNKINTIKEIRKLTNVGLKEAKDMVESAPFYIQKNVPVEKADEMKKKFEELGATIILE from the exons atgaaaaaaagtaaatttcttttaaaaagatattttagTAGTTTTGATgtttttgataaaattaaatatactaATTTACACAAAAATGTAGTaacatataattttcttttaaaaaaatattttagtaaTTTTGATGTTTTTGATAAAATCAAAGATtctaataattcaaataaggATGAAGCAacaaatgaattaaaaagaaaaccTTCTAAGAAAGTTCTAAAGCTTGTTGATGAAATCTTAAATTTAACATTAATTGAAGCCGCTGATTTATGTGATTTATGCCAAGAGAAATTAGAAGGAagcaaaaattttaataattctttttttatgaatagaAATCCATTTCCTCATCCATCTCACTTTTTTAGTGCAGGCAATTTATCTCCATTAAATCAaactaatataaataataatattgcaaataaaaatgatataaattcCAATAGtacagaagaaaaaaaatccaaaacagaaaaacaaaatgaagagaaaaaaattacaaaaagcACCTACAATGTTAAACTAGAAAAATTTgatgttaaaaataaaattaatactaTTAAAGAAATTAGAAAATTAACAAATGTTGGTTTAAAAGAAGCTAAAGATATGGTGGAAAGCGCTCCtttttatatacaaaaaa atgTACCTGTAGAAAAAGCCGatgaaatgaaaaagaagttTGAAGAATTGGGTGCAACAATAATTTtagaataa
- a CDS encoding asparagine--tRNA ligase, putative has translation MNIEIEEETIQKAKNFQKINEEEIKLKKLKPLSEGLLNPSSNLLFVSEKGTRNRIKICNALNAPKSEKEFNEGIKKNVYIDQIITVCGWSKAVRKQGGGRFCFVNLNDGSCHLNLQVIVDQHMDNYDKLLKCGVGCCFRFTGKLILSPVQNGGNKGILKENVELTLNDNSVHSFEIYGENLDPQKYPLSKKNHSKEFLREVAHLRPRSYFISSVMRIRNALSIATHLFFQSRGFLYIHTPLITASDCEGGGEMFTVTTLLNENGDIDAIPKIKYKDLKKEKREDNNIQNNEDKYVIDYRKDFFNRQAFLTVSGQLSVENFCSSMGDVYTFGPTFRAENSHTSRHLAEFWMIEPEIAFSDLYDNMELAESYIKYCIEYVLNNNYHDIVYFEENVEKDLIKRLKNILNEEFARITYTNAIDLLMKYSDSFEVPVQWGMDLQSEHERFIAERIFKKPVIVYNYPKDLKAFYMKLNEDKKTVAAMDVLAPKIGEIVGGSQREDNLELLDKMIQEKKLNLDNYWWYRQLRKYGSHPHSGFGLGFERLIMLVTGVDNIKDTIPFPRYPGHAEF, from the coding sequence ATGAATATAGAAATAGAAGAAGAAACTATACAAAAGgcaaaaaattttcaaaaaattaatgaagaagaaataaaattaaaaaaattaaaaccaTTAAGTGAAGGATTATTAAATCCAAGTTccaatttattatttgtaaGTGAAAAGGGTACTAGAAATAGAATTAAAATTTGTAATGCTTTGAATGCACCAAAAAGtgaaaaagaatttaatgaaggaattaaaaaaaatgtttatattGATCAAATAATAACTGTATGTGGGTGGAGTAAAGCTGTAAGAAAACAAGGAGGTGGAAGGTTTTGTTTTGTAAATTTAAATGACGGTTCATGTCATTTAAATTTACAAGTAATTGTAGATCAACATATGGATAATTATGATAAATTATTGAAATGTGGTGTTGGGTGCTGCTTTCGTTTTACAGGAAAATTAATATTGTCTCCTGTTCAGAACGGAGGAAATAAAggaatattaaaagaaaatgttgAATTAACCTTAAATGATAACAGTGTTCATAGTTTTGAGATATATGGAGAAAATTTAGATCCTCAAAAATATCcactttcaaaaaaaaatcatagtaaagaatttttaaggGAAGTAGCCCATTTAAGACCACGTAGTTATTTTATTAGTTCTGTTATGAGGATAAGAAATGCCCTTTCAATAGCTactcatttattttttcaaagtAGAGGATTCTTATATATTCATACCCCATTAATTACAGCTTCGGATTGTGAAGGAGGTGGAGAAATGTTTACTGTGACAACTTTACTAAACGAAAATGGAGACATTGATGCTATAcctaaaataaaatacaaggatctaaaaaaagaaaaaagagaagataataatatacaAAACAATGAAGACAAATATGTAATTGATTATAGGAAAGATTTCTTTAATAGGCAAGCATTTTTAACAGTGAGCGGTCAACTTTCTGttgaaaatttttgttcATCTATGGGAGATGTTTATACCTTTGGGCCTACCTTCAGAGCTGAAAATTCACACACATCAAGACATTTAGCTGAATTTTGGATGATAGAACCGGAAATAGCTTTTTCAGATTTATATGACAATATGGAATTAGCAGAATCGTACATAAAATATTGCATTGAATATgtgttaaataataattaccATGATATAGTTTATTTTGAAGAAAATGTAGAAAAAGATTTAATTAAACGattaaaaaacattttaaatgaagaatttGCAAGAATAACTTATACAAATgctattgatttattaatgaaatattcAGACTCGTTCGAAGTTCCAGTACAGTGGGGTATGGATTTACAATCGGAACATGAAAGATTTATAGCTGAGagaattttcaaaaaacCTGTTATTGTATATAATTACCCGAAAGATTTAAAAGCattttatatgaaattaaatgaagataaaaaaacaGTAGCAGCAATGGATGTATTGGCACCTAAAATTGGTGAAATTGTAGGTGGATCTCAAAGAGAAGATAACTTAGAATTATTAGATAAAATGattcaagaaaaaaaattaaatttagatAATTATTGGTGGTATAGGCAATTAAGGAAATATGGTTCTCATCCTCATTCAGGTTTTGGATTAGGATTTGAAAGATTAATTATGTTAGTAACAGGAGTAGATAATATTAAAGATACTATTCCTTTTCCTAGGTATCCTGGACATGcagaattttaa
- a CDS encoding peptide chain release factor subunit 1, putative, with the protein MISLIIKNKDEVSRINKMLADELGTASNIKSRVNRLSVLSAITSTQQKLKLYNKTPPKGLVVYCGTVITEDGKEKKMSIDFEPFRPINTSLYLCDNKFHVEALKELLESDDKFGFIIVDGNGALFGTIQGNTREVIRRFTVDLPKKHGRGGQSALRFARLRLEKRHNYVRKVAEVATSVFITNDKINVTGIVLAGSADFKNDLLNSDMFDPRLSSKVIKIVDISYGGDNGFNQAIELSAEALQNVKFIQEKKLIGKFFEEIAQDTGKVVYGIDDTLKALEIGAVELLIVYEGLDIIRLTTRNNITNQTKTMHISPNDEKQESLYKENNVELEVVEKISLTDWVINNYKKFGASLDFVTNKSQEGAQFQKGFGGFGGLLRYKLDFNIYDEDVESDAELF; encoded by the exons ATGATaagtttaataataaaaaataaagacgAAGTTTCacgaataaataaaatgttaGCAGATGAATTGGGAACAGCTTCGAATATAAAAAGCAGAGTTAATAGACTTAGTGTTTTGTCAGCAATAACATCAACGCAacaaa aattaaagttatataataaaactcCTCCAAAAGGATTAGTGGTATACTGTGGTACTGTAATAACTGAAGatggaaaagaaaaaaaaatgtctaTTGATTTTGAACCTTTTAGGCCAATCAATACAAGTTTATATTTATGCGATAATAAATTTCATGTAGAAGCATTGAAAGAATTATTAGAGAGTGATGATAAATTTGGATTTATAATAGTAGATGGTAATGGTGCTTTATTTGGTACAATTCAGGGGAATACAAGGGAAGTAATTAGACGATTTACAGTGGATTTGCCAAAAAAACATGGAAGAGGTGGTCAAAGTGCTTTACGTTTCGCCCGTTTAAGATTAGAAAAAAGACATAATTATGTTAGAAAGGTAGCTGAAGTAGCCACTTCTGTTTTTATAACAAACGACAAAATTAATGTTACAGGAATTGTATTAGCAGGAAGTGCTGACTTcaaaaatgatttattaaatagtGATATGTTTGATCCTCGTTTATCTTCAAAAGTTATTAAAATTGTTGATATTTCATATGGTGGAGATAATGGTTTCAACCAAGCAATTGAATTAAGTGCAGAAGCATTGCAAAATGTTAAGTTTATTcaagagaaaaaattaataggaAAGTTTTTTGAAGAAATAGCTCAAGATACTGGTAAGGTTGTATACGGAATAGATGACACCTTAAAAGCTTTAGAGATTGGAGCTGTAGAATTATTAATTGTATATGAAGGTTTAGATATTATTAGATTAACTACTAGAAATAATATTACCAATCAGACGAAAACTATGCATATTTCTCCTAATGATGAAAAACAAGAAtctttatataaagaaaacaaTGTAGAATTGGAAGTTGttgaaaaaatttctttaacAGATTGGGTTATAAATAACTATAAGAAGTTTGGTGCATCTTTAGATTTTGTTACAAATAAATCACAAGAAGGTGCACAATTTCAGAAAGGATTTGGTGGATTTGGTGGTTTACTTAGATATAAATTAGActttaatatttatgatGAAGATGTAGAAAGTGATGCAgaattgttttaa
- a CDS encoding GDP-fructose:GMP antiporter, putative yields MKEVRLRMILSIAMYLVSSITSVFANKYVLMENVLDTILLIFLQHISCLTFLFLFRNYLNKFHNKNNFQDYFFSLYDEIKHMWQLIISFNFTLIFGNICLKYTNISTYQLARSMTLPLNFFFSYFFFKQIKFNCLMTLSCIIVSIGFFIFSIDAVNTNYKSILYGLIVSIIQAIHLNLLKKKLIIYKDKMILLHYNLIYSSIILFIYLSITKDIFAIFKLNYRISFFLFLSCLSSICVTFSSFLCIYYTDNVVFNMFGNIKSTVQTFLSKFYYSENFNLNTIIGIILTTVGSFVYTCSSEYTKKKKIR; encoded by the exons ATGAAGGAAGTACGTTTAAGAATGATTTTGTCAATAGCTATGTATTTAGTCTCATCAATAACCTCAGTTTTTgcaaataaatatgtattaatGGAGAATGTCTTGGATACAATTTTACTAATATTCTTACAACATATATCTTgtttaacttttttatttttattcagaAATTACCTTAACAAATTTCATAACAAAAATAACTTTCAAGATTATTTCTTTTCCTTATATGACGAAATAAAACATATGTGGCAATTGAtaatatcatttaattttacgTTAATATTTGGGAATATTTGCTTAAAATATACCAACATATCGACTTATCAATTAGCTAGATCAATGACATTacctttaaatttttttttttcatattttttttttaaacaaatcAAATTTAATTGCTTAATGACACTTTCATGCATAATAGTTTCAATTggatttttcattttttcaattGATGCAGTTAACACTAATTATAAGTCAATATTATATG gCTTGATAGTTTCTATAATTCAAGCAATTCACTTAAATTTgttgaagaaaaaattaataatatataaagataaaatgaTTTTGTtacattataatttaatttattcttctattatcttatttatttatctGTCTATAACGAAAGATATATTTGCTATATTTAAGTTGAATTATagaatttcattttttctatttttatctt gtTTATCTTCGATTTGTGTAACATTCTCTTCTTTTTTGTGTATTTACTATACAGATAATGTTGTTTTTAATATGTTTGGAAACATTAAATCAACTGTCCAGACATTTCTaagtaaattttattattctgaaaattttaatttaaatacaaTAATAGGAATAATTCTAACTACAGTAGGTTCTTTTGTATATACATGTTCTAGCgaatatacaaaaaagaagaaaatcagataa